One Triticum dicoccoides isolate Atlit2015 ecotype Zavitan chromosome 5B, WEW_v2.0, whole genome shotgun sequence genomic window carries:
- the LOC119305123 gene encoding uncharacterized protein LOC119305123 yields the protein MESNKIRDPLLATVPKEEAIPAAVRRASGWALLAACGTILSFAAGHAAAYAVGQYQVCSTQVGLRNYTRLAGFCTFRIIDRWIHPSYSRWLGVVFVWMHTPFVLRCVQWTDAQAADDSALWFGMLWCALLQAAAAALGLHLPCRRRWARRALAFLALVVTFVGHCMYAAAVRLLLAVDPAYIIARIFCTANIVIFAGGDLICFLGFLLGGDN from the coding sequence ATGGAGAGCAACAAGATCCGTGATCCGCTGCTTGCCACCGTGCCCAAGGAGGAGGCCATCCCGGCTGCCGTCCGGCGGGCCAGTGGATGGGCGCTCTTGGCCGCGTGCGGCACCATCCTCTCGTTCGCCGCGGGCCATGCGGCCGCCTACGCAGTCGGCCAGTACCAAGTCTGCTCCACCCAGGTCGGACTACGTAACTACACCCGCTTGGCTGGTTTCTGCACATTCCGAATTATCGATCGATGGATCCATCCATCATATTCAAGATGGTTGGGTGTGGTGTTCGTCTGGATGCACACGCCGTTCGTCCTGCGGTGCGTCCAGTGGACCGACGCGCAGGCCGCCGACGACAGCGCCCTCTGGTTCGGGATGCTATGGTGCGCCCTACTCcaggcggctgcggcggcgctggggctgcacctcccgtgccgccgccgctggGCCCGCCGCGCCCTCGCCTTCCTCGCGCTCGTCGTCACCTTCGTCGGCCACTGCATGTACGCCGCCGcggtccgcctcctcctcgccgtcgacccagCATACATCATCGCCAGGATCTTCTGCACGGCAAACATCGTCATCTTCGCGGGGGGCGACCTCATCTGCTTCCTGGGCTTCCTCCTGGGAGGTGACAACTGA